The genomic window CCACacattcacagctgcagccacactttcaagaagcaagaaagcattcagaagcagcaaaaaCATTTGAGAGTTATTCTGGGAGGATTTTGGAAGCATCTTGATTAACAGGATGCACAGAGTCCGAGGAAGAAAGCAGCAGCAAAACTaaggcccccccacccccaaaaagaaaaTAGACCATCCAGTTCAGAGCAAGCCCATGAGTTTGTCATGCAATGGAAAGTAGCATCTGGCAACATTATTTAACTAGATGCACTGAATACAGAAGCAGACATGGACAATCTGGAGAAGCTCACTATGCCCACAGGAGACTGGGCCACTGATCATCTATATTCTGAAATTTCGAATGTGGGGATAATATTTTGTTCTAACACAAGCACTCCAAATTCTACCCAACAAAACCTTCCACTATATTTTTAACTATATAACAGGCTCAATTTGCACCTTCTGTGGAAGGCTATTCGCACAAAATACTTTTAGAAATTATATTAGGGAAAGCACAGCTTCTCTCCATTTTTGGCATCCACCTTCCCTAGAAAAATCTTATAATACATATCTAGCAATTCACTGGTTGCATAAGGTACTACACTCAGTGTAGTTAAGAGCATTAGATACATTCCAAAAGGAATCAAGTTGCATAAGCAGAAACTACCTGCTTCTTTAGCTCTGTCCACTAGCAGCCTTACATACATTAAGTACAGAAGTATACATTGCTATAGGCCCTAATTGTAATATGTACCATATAATTCACTGAAGCTCCAGAATATCACCATACGGTTGCACCCAGCTTTAGCTGTTCAACACAGATCCTTCTTTTATCTGAGGATGTTTCGTCCTTTCAACATTTAAGCTGATGTTCAGTCCCATCTCAGCATATTGCCTGCTTCAGTGAATGGCTACAGTGGTGCCACAGAGTTAGTTGGCTACAGGTGGAGGACTCTCAGGCAGGAGGGATGCAAAGAAAGCCTTGAAGAACAGCCATGCAGTGCTCATGAATGAAGGTGCTGCAGGCTGAGTCTCTGGTACAGCTTCAGAGGCCTCTGCTTCACCAGGATCACCAATATTTTCCTcctagcaaagaaagaaagagaactaATCCAAGGTCTTTTTCCAACTGCATCAACCGCTAATATTCTCTTAAGTACTTGGAGGTGTGCATTTCCTGGAGGCTTCATACAAAACAGTTACAGGTATAGTAAAACCCCACCATAACACTACCCACAATAATGCAAATATTGATAAAATGCCATCAGTGATTGGCTCCCATTCTCCACCACACTCCATTCCTAACCCCAGTTAGGttaggaatggaggcagggaagaacGGGAGCCTGGAAGAAATGAAATGACTGCCTTATTATCATTCGGGACTGGTGTACAGAGATGGTGTGAAActataaattcattcattcattccacctttattggcataaaatgaaactagaagttctgcacttccagATTTCAAGGCAGTGCACATCAGGCATGGAAGGATTTTGTTTCGAATGCAGGGGCACTACACCCAAGACAGCATCGGGCAGTGTTTGAAATTGTGCTGCCTCTATTTTTGATGTGTACAGAATACAAAAACATgctaagggtgcaaacctaaccccttatatcagtgctttccagcactggcatagcgctgccaatgggacatgtgctgcatcctgcagttgggtgtcactcatggaggcctcctcaaagtaagggaatgtttgttcccttacctcagagctgcactgtcctcatgtcagtgctggaaagcactgacataaggggttaggattgcaccctaagaaaagGAGACCAAGACTGAAATTCTAGGCATGCTTATTGACACAagcagcaagttccactgaatgaATGACTTGATTCTGAATAAATGTGGTTAAGACTGGGCTAAAAGTCCATCTGAGTCTGACTTATGATTGTTCAGAAAAACAACGCAAAATGACAGGATCACAAAGGAACTTACTGGCAAGTTATTGTTTTGGTCTTGGTTAACAGCTTCTTCAGGAGGAACATTGTTTTGAGCAGGCTGAACTTGCCTCCGCCGAAAGGGGAACCATCTACCCTGGTGCCTAAAATGAGACAAAAAGATAGgcaggttttaaaaagaaaatcatgaAATTTGCATAATTAACAAAGCATACACAAATGTAGCCAAGAGGAAGCCAGAACATTGTATGCGGCATAGAAGAAAAGCATTTGCTTTGGTTTACTAGGCAAAGAGACACCTCTTTAAAGAGGTGAATTGCCTATTTAGTAAGAAGGTGGTGAGCAACCATCCCTGTTCATCCAAGAATAAGTCTGTCCCACTGGTGATTACTAGTGTCTCGCTCGTGCCCCTTTAGGACAGAACACTATTATTCCTTTTGCCACATAAACTGCTTTGAACACTGTTTAGTGTGGaggagcagtatataaatactccaGGTACTGCAATTTTCTTATGAAGAGATGCTATAAGGCCAAAACAAGGCGATTGTGCAAATTGCAGTTTGGTTCAGTTTATACCAGGGCtggccaaaccccagcctgagCACTGGTTCCAGAGTTCAGCCAAATCCATCTACCCCATGAGTAGACCTTTCTGCTCCACTTCAGCATCAAGCAAAGTCCCCCTCATTCGGGGGACAGGGACCCTCTGGGCAGTCGCACTGTCATCCCAGAaagctgtgcaacaggatgtccaggcagatgtgactgcccagagagtCCCTGTCCCCCAAAACAAGGGGGACTTCATGCATCACCAAAGCAGAACGAAAAGATGCGGTCCAAAAGGGAACTGCTTTTCCTTTGCACAAGTTTGCCCACTGCTGCTTTATACCAAAAAGCAAATTATAACTATTCTGTGCCCCTTTTAAGCATCACAGAATGACTGCCTATTCAAGTTAAAACTTTACAGCCTGCAGAAGTGTCTGATGTGTtgaactgtttttaaaatgcatttgctACTAGAGCACATGTTATTATTCTAAGATCAATAAGCATACTGAGAAGATAACAGACTTCAATATCTAATACATACAACATGCATTGTCCTTGTGTTACTTTGGGGTTAACAGCAATCATTCATTACAGACAACAGTGAGACAAGTaggcacttaagaacataagaacagaagagcagccccactgtatcaggccaaaggcccatctagtccagcttcctgaatctcacagtggcccatcaaatgcttcagggagcacacaagacaacaaacacaacccgtgtcctggtgccctcccctgtgtctggcaatcagaggcagcctacctataagaccaggagcttgcacacatATACCATGacctgtaacccgtgatgaacttttcctgcagaaatctgtccaatcccccttaaaggcatcatgccatcactacgtcctgtggcaaggagttccacaggctaattacaggctgggtaaataaatattttcttttgtccatccaaactctcccaacactcaactttagtggatgtcccctggttctggtgttatgtgacagggaaaagagtgtctatctatccatcccctgcataattttgtatatctcaatcgtGTTCCCTcacaggcacctcttttctagtccCATACGCTACAGCCCTTCCTCAtatgggaggtgccccagtccagcggTCTGTGATCTGCAAAACCAGTGAGCTACAAAACAGGTTTCCCATTTACAGGTAACAGGAGTgcaatggttcctaaactttttagcactgggaccaactttaaAATGACGCAATCCGACCCACCTAGCTCTACAGGACTAACaaaaaacagtttcactttaccagctgttcaagTCTCAGtatttatcctttttactatggtggaaggggcccaccttctggagtgttggTCCCATCAGACTGAGACCATTCTCATGGTGTTacattcctctcggcctgctctTCAAAGTGGACCGAGGCACAGCGGCCTACAAGAAAACACTTACATGCGGTTTAGTTGCACTTTCTATAGGATTCAATATATTCTCCTTGTcacctatcagcttgtcagtttcatgacccaccaataatcaggttgtgacccacagtttggaaaatactgctttcatctcaccccagcagtgtctgttctggtggctgtctgctggtattcttttgcatctttttagattgtgagcccttttgggacagagagccatttagttatttgatttttctctgtaaactgctttgtgaacttttagttgaaaagcggtatataaatactgttaataaataatagtGGAACTACTGTAAATGTTTAGAACTTGACACAGTACTGCCATCTTTCAGGAAATTAGGCTAAAGAGATGCTGTACCCCTTGTCAGTGATCAATGAGTAGTCTCCCCAAGTATCTTCTTTTAAATAATGTGAATCAACTTAATAACTGGTATGTGGCGAGAATGCATGCACTCGTGAGATAACTCAACTGCCCCCTAACCCTGCAAAAAAAGCCCAATAGTAGAAACTTACAAGAACATGAGAAGGGTGCCAACCATGACCATAAAAAGTCTGCTCATGCTGGAGTAGAAATAAACAATGTTGACGAACACgtagaacagagttgcagaataGAGCCAATCCAGCCAATCACGATTGGCTTCTTCGTCTTCTTCCCTTAAAGGACCACCTTGTGCGTTCATTTGCAGATTTTGGTTAACTCCTGGATTCACCTGAGGGGGAGCATTGGGATTCCCAGGCTGGTTGTCAACAGGAAATGGACCAGGAAGAGGAGCTGGAGCAGCAACAGGAGCCACTGGGATGTCCTGTGTACTTTGTGTAATGGATGAATCACTAGTAGCAGCACTGGCAGCCATGCTGAATATGCAAGAAAAAAGGAAGGAGCTCATTTTGAAAGCAGGAAAGAACTTGCTGAATCTTAATCCACGAATTAATATGCATTAGCCTGGGAAGTAGCCAGGAGACTGCTTCTTTGCCTGTAAAATGGCAGCAGTGGATTTTATTGGCCCAAATAAAATGTATCCATCAAGACAGACTTCAGCTCTGTGTGCCCAGAAAACACAGCTCTTCCCTTTCTGTGTCAAGAGCTTGCCTGACACAGAAAGGTTCATCATGTGGCTTTTTCAGCTTCACTTTACTGATACAAAGAGGTGGACAGTGGCCTGGGCAGGCTCTAGCATTTAACTCCTAGTAAGAATCAGCCAAGTCAAAGCAGAAAACTTACTACTGCATGTAGTACTGTCTTGCGTAAATCTGCTGGAACCACAACTGCAACAGGTGATACGTGGTATATGATGAATATCCAGGATCAAGGCCTTGAAAGGGAGGCTGTAGTTGCGACcttcataacacacacacacacaaaagatgcTTGATGAGAACAGGTGTGCTGCTAGCATTTTTCCTCTCCCCCAATTTTAAGGTACACAGCAAAGGCTTTTGTAAGGTTTTATGCTGCCAGCCAAGTACGTGCTATACAACCTCATGTTAGATCTCTATAACACACTCCTGACCCAGGAAAAAAGGAGAACTTAACTGGGTTACATTCAAAGTTCTACTGGAAGACAACTACCTGCTGCTGTAAAATATCACGAGCCTGCAAATATTGCCTTGGTGTCCTAGCCAGTTTACCTGTTCTTGCCACCAAATCTCTTAGGCTTCTGGCACGCCCAGGAGACTTTGGGAAGAAATAGGAACTTCTCTTAGTTGCACCAGAGTACAAAGAAAGTAAGAAACAGCTTATCACCTTAGCTAAATCCCAGCACAAGTGAAGACAGACCCCACTTTCCCTCTCCTGACACCTAAAGGGCTCAAGGAAAAAGCAAGGTTCTCTTGTGCTCCAATTCT from Tiliqua scincoides isolate rTilSci1 chromosome 9, rTilSci1.hap2, whole genome shotgun sequence includes these protein-coding regions:
- the HERPUD1 gene encoding homocysteine-responsive endoplasmic reticulum-resident ubiquitin-like domain member 1 protein, which gives rise to MAEGKGGEEGSDAVSLVVKSPSQRHPDLLLSAQRAWSVRRLKTELRSLHPDQPPEDCQRLIYSGKLLHNHLRLEEVFAKQEAMHAVHLVCNSKNVPETVRKITEAKQWGTTFSQHSSVRSSVCAWSQRERSSNQPSTREAASRSQLQPPFQGLDPGYSSYTTYHLLQLWFQQIYARQYYMQYMAASAATSDSSITQSTQDIPVAPVAAPAPLPGPFPVDNQPGNPNAPPQVNPGVNQNLQMNAQGGPLREEDEEANRDWLDWLYSATLFYVFVNIVYFYSSMSRLFMVMVGTLLMFLHQGRWFPFRRRQVQPAQNNVPPEEAVNQDQNNNLPEENIGDPGEAEASEAVPETQPAAPSFMSTAWLFFKAFFASLLPESPPPVAN